The Latilactobacillus sakei subsp. sakei DSM 20017 = JCM 1157 genome includes a window with the following:
- a CDS encoding ribonuclease J — MSNIKIMPLGGVRENGKNLNVVEVNDEIYILDCGLKYPETELLGIDIVIPDMTYLEENAERVAGIFLTHGHADAIGALPYFLKGHDVPVFGSELTIALAKITVSSEPKLRHFNNFHVINANTAIDFEQATVSFFKTTHTIPGSLGIVVKTDEGQIVYTGDFKFDQSALPMYQTDYARLTEIGQQGVLALLSDSANAESPFETANERDIAESILETFKYQNGRIIVASVASNILRIQQVIDAAYKTNRKVVLTGRDLEKIVRTAMRLEMLTLPDEDILVQPKALSTLAPEETVILETGRMGEPIKALQKMATSHHRLIHIEQGDLVYLTTSPSHAMETILAKTKDMIYRAGGEVKAVGDDLHASGHANKNDLQLMLNLLHPQFLMPVQGEYRQMAAHADIAHETGMDYKNIFIVGKGDIVAYDNDKMHVGGQVDATDVMIDGSGIGDIGNIVLRDRKLLSEDGIFIAVVTIDRKNKKIIAEPKVTARGFVYVKTSKDLMAESSEIIKQAVQNNLDNKEFDWSHLKQDVRENLSHYLYEQTKRRPVILPVIMEINQNHRRQKKDTKPAVEKKQD; from the coding sequence ACGCGAGAACGGTAAGAATTTAAACGTTGTGGAAGTTAACGACGAAATTTATATCTTAGATTGTGGGTTAAAATACCCAGAAACTGAATTATTAGGGATTGATATTGTAATCCCAGATATGACTTATTTGGAAGAAAATGCAGAACGTGTCGCTGGGATTTTCCTAACGCACGGTCACGCTGATGCAATTGGCGCCTTGCCATACTTCTTGAAAGGCCATGATGTGCCTGTCTTTGGTTCTGAATTAACAATTGCGCTCGCTAAGATTACGGTCAGCAGCGAACCTAAATTACGGCATTTCAATAATTTCCACGTGATTAATGCCAATACAGCAATTGATTTTGAACAAGCGACAGTTTCATTCTTCAAAACAACGCATACCATTCCAGGTTCGTTAGGGATTGTTGTGAAAACAGATGAAGGCCAAATTGTTTACACCGGGGACTTCAAGTTTGATCAATCAGCATTACCAATGTATCAAACGGATTATGCCCGTTTAACTGAAATCGGTCAACAAGGCGTCTTAGCCCTATTGAGTGACTCTGCTAATGCGGAATCACCTTTTGAAACGGCTAATGAACGCGATATTGCCGAATCAATTTTAGAAACATTTAAATATCAAAACGGGCGGATTATCGTGGCTTCAGTGGCCTCAAATATCCTCCGTATTCAACAAGTTATCGATGCCGCTTATAAAACAAACCGGAAGGTCGTTTTAACAGGCCGTGATTTGGAAAAAATTGTGCGGACAGCAATGCGGTTAGAAATGTTAACCTTGCCGGATGAAGATATCTTAGTACAACCTAAAGCGTTAAGTACATTGGCACCTGAAGAAACAGTGATCCTTGAAACAGGTCGCATGGGTGAACCAATCAAAGCCCTCCAAAAGATGGCAACAAGCCATCACCGTTTAATCCATATTGAACAAGGTGATCTTGTTTATTTAACAACGTCACCTTCACATGCAATGGAAACTATTTTAGCGAAAACTAAGGATATGATTTATCGCGCAGGCGGCGAAGTCAAAGCTGTCGGCGATGATCTACATGCTTCAGGTCACGCTAATAAAAATGACTTGCAGTTAATGTTGAACTTATTACACCCACAATTCTTAATGCCTGTTCAAGGCGAATACCGCCAAATGGCTGCTCATGCGGATATTGCGCATGAAACAGGAATGGATTATAAGAACATCTTCATCGTGGGTAAGGGTGATATTGTCGCTTACGACAACGATAAGATGCATGTTGGTGGTCAAGTTGATGCGACTGATGTCATGATTGATGGCAGTGGGATTGGTGATATCGGCAACATCGTCTTGCGCGATCGTAAATTATTGTCTGAAGACGGGATTTTTATCGCGGTCGTGACAATTGACCGGAAGAATAAGAAGATTATTGCTGAACCGAAAGTAACGGCAAGAGGTTTTGTCTACGTTAAGACAAGTAAGGACCTCATGGCAGAAAGTTCAGAAATCATCAAGCAAGCTGTTCAAAATAACCTTGATAACAAAGAGTTTGACTGGAGTCACTTGAAACAAGACGTTCGCGAAAACTTAAGTCATTATTTATACGAACAAACAAAACGGCGTCCAGTTATTTTACCTGTGATTATGGAAATTAACCAAAATCACCGTCGTCAAAAGAAAGACACCAAACCAGCAGTTGAGAAAAAACAAGATTAA